The following proteins are co-located in the Helicobacter acinonychis genome:
- the infC gene encoding translation initiation factor IF-3 encodes MSRNEVLLNGDINFKEVRCVGDNGEVYGIISSREALNIAQNLGLDLVLISASAKPPVCKVMDYNKFRYQNEKKIKEAKKKQKQIEIKEIKLSTQIAQNDINYKVKHAREFIEANKHVKFKVVLRGRESQNSRAGLDVLFRVQAMMEDLANPEKEPKTEGRFVSWMFVPKAKEASKNEKKTKENNPPFNNINLMKGENHAKNED; translated from the coding sequence TGGAGACATTAATTTTAAAGAAGTGCGTTGCGTGGGTGATAATGGCGAAGTGTATGGGATCATTTCTTCTAGAGAAGCCCTAAATATCGCTCAAAATTTGGGCTTGGATTTAGTTTTGATTTCAGCGAGTGCAAAACCCCCTGTGTGTAAGGTGATGGATTACAATAAATTCCGCTACCAAAATGAAAAGAAAATCAAGGAAGCTAAGAAAAAGCAAAAGCAAATTGAAATCAAAGAGATCAAGCTTTCCACTCAAATCGCGCAAAATGATATTAACTATAAAGTCAAGCATGCGAGAGAATTTATTGAAGCGAATAAACATGTCAAATTCAAAGTGGTTTTAAGGGGTAGGGAGAGCCAAAACTCAAGAGCTGGGTTGGATGTGCTTTTTAGAGTCCAAGCCATGATGGAAGATTTGGCTAACCCTGAAAAAGAGCCAAAAACGGAAGGTCGTTTTGTTTCTTGGATGTTTGTGCCTAAAGCTAAAGAAGCCTCTAAAAACGAAAAGAAAACTAAAGAAAATAATCCGCCTTTTAATAATATTAACCTTATGAAAGGAGAAAATCATGCCAAAAATGAAGACTAA
- the rpmI gene encoding 50S ribosomal protein L35 yields MPKMKTNRGASKRFKVKKNLIKRGSAFKSHILTKKSPKRKASLNAPKHVHQANTHSVMSLLCKA; encoded by the coding sequence ATGCCAAAAATGAAGACTAATCGCGGTGCGTCCAAGCGTTTCAAAGTCAAAAAAAATTTGATCAAACGCGGTAGCGCTTTTAAAAGCCATATTTTGACTAAAAAAAGCCCTAAGCGTAAAGCTAGTTTGAATGCGCCAAAACATGTCCATCAAGCTAATACACATTCTGTCATGTCGTTGCTTTGCAAGGCTTAA
- the rplT gene encoding 50S ribosomal protein L20: protein MRVKTGVVRRRRHKKVLKLARGFYSGRRKHFRKAKEQLERSMYYAFRDRKQKKREFRSLWVVRINAACRMHDTSYSRFMHALKVANIELDRKILADMAMNDMQAFKSVLEGVKEHL, encoded by the coding sequence ATGAGAGTTAAAACAGGTGTTGTGCGCAGAAGACGCCATAAAAAAGTCTTAAAACTCGCTAGAGGGTTTTATAGTGGCAGAAGAAAGCATTTTAGAAAGGCTAAAGAACAGCTTGAAAGGAGCATGTATTACGCCTTTAGAGACCGCAAACAAAAGAAAAGAGAGTTTAGGAGTTTGTGGGTGGTAAGGATCAATGCGGCTTGCAGAATGCATGATACAAGTTATTCACGCTTCATGCATGCCTTAAAAGTGGCTAACATTGAGTTAGATCGCAAGATTCTAGCAGACATGGCCATGAATGACATGCAAGCCTTTAAAAGTGTGTTAGAGGGCGTGAAAGAGCATCTCTAA
- a CDS encoding outer membrane protein, with the protein MKKSVIASAVSLVMTSLLSAEAPKQESTIKTSPIKKGERNAAFIGIDYQLGMLSTTAQNCSNGNCNGSQSGGYGSNTPNMPTASNPTGGLTHGALGTRGYKGLSNQQYPINGFGFIVGYKHFLKKSPQFGFRYYGFFDFASSYYRYNTFNNYGMQDARKGAQNFMFGYGAGTDVLFNPAIFNREKLHFGFFFGVAIGGTSWGPTNYYFKDLANQYRGSFHPSNFQVLVNGGIRLGTKHQGFEIGLKIQTIRNNYYTASADNVPEGTTYKFTFHRPYAFYWRYIVSF; encoded by the coding sequence ATGAAAAAATCTGTTATAGCGAGTGCTGTCTCTCTAGTAATGACAAGTTTATTGTCAGCAGAGGCTCCCAAGCAAGAAAGCACTATCAAGACAAGCCCCATCAAAAAGGGCGAAAGGAATGCCGCTTTTATAGGGATTGACTATCAGTTAGGTATGCTTAGCACGACCGCTCAAAACTGTTCCAATGGCAATTGCAATGGCAGTCAAAGTGGGGGTTATGGCTCTAACACGCCTAACATGCCTACAGCAAGCAATCCAACAGGAGGGCTTACCCATGGTGCTTTGGGGACTCGTGGGTATAAGGGCTTGAGTAACCAACAATACCCCATCAATGGTTTTGGTTTTATTGTAGGGTATAAGCATTTTTTGAAAAAGTCTCCGCAATTTGGATTCCGTTATTATGGGTTCTTTGATTTTGCAAGCTCTTATTATAGATATAATACTTTTAATAATTATGGCATGCAAGACGCTCGCAAGGGTGCTCAAAACTTCATGTTTGGCTATGGTGCGGGCACAGATGTGTTGTTTAACCCAGCTATTTTCAATCGTGAGAAATTGCATTTTGGGTTTTTCTTTGGCGTTGCGATTGGGGGCACTTCTTGGGGACCCACTAACTACTATTTTAAGGATTTGGCGAACCAATATAGAGGGAGTTTCCACCCTTCAAATTTCCAAGTCTTAGTGAATGGAGGGATCCGTTTAGGCACTAAACACCAAGGTTTTGAAATTGGCTTGAAAATCCAAACCATTCGTAACAATTACTACACCGCTAGTGCGGACAATGTGCCTGAAGGGACGACTTATAAATTCACTTTCCACCGCCCCTACGCTTTCTATTGGCGCTACATTGTAAGCTTTTAA
- a CDS encoding DUF1104 domain-containing protein → MKKLAFSLLLAESFLGLFLNASDFKSMDNKQLLEQAGKVAPSEVPEFRAEVSKRLKAMKEEERQNYKADFKKAMDKNLASLSQEDRSKRKKEILEAIANKKKTMTMKEYRQEGLDLHDCTCEGPFHHHERKGKKEKKMSRHQHA, encoded by the coding sequence ATGAAAAAATTAGCGTTTTCTTTGTTATTGGCGGAATCTTTTTTAGGGCTTTTTTTGAATGCGAGCGATTTTAAGAGCATGGATAACAAGCAACTGTTGGAGCAAGCAGGGAAAGTCGCTCCTAGCGAAGTCCCTGAGTTTCGTGCAGAAGTGAGTAAGCGATTAAAAGCGATGAAAGAAGAAGAGCGTCAAAATTATAAAGCGGATTTCAAAAAAGCGATGGATAAGAATTTAGCTTCTTTGAGCCAAGAAGATCGCAGTAAGCGTAAAAAAGAAATCCTTGAAGCGATCGCCAATAAAAAGAAAACGATGACGATGAAAGAATACCGCCAAGAAGGGTTGGATCTGCATGATTGCACATGTGAAGGCCCTTTCCATCATCATGAGAGAAAGGGAAAAAAAGAGAAGAAAATGAGCCGTCATCAGCATGCTTAA
- a CDS encoding TonB-dependent receptor family protein, which yields MNDYFRIKSPSFLALGTLTFFSFYSFVNAKEHHHTLQKVTTTEQKFSSSAPLSWQSEEVRDSTSSRTVISNKQLKKTGNLNIENALQNVPGLQIRDATGTGVLPKISVRGFGGGGNGHSNTNMILVNGIPIYGAPYSNIELAIFPVTFQSVDRIDVIKGGTSVQYGPNTFGGVVNIITKEIPKEWEDQAAERITFWGRSSNGSFVDPEEKGKPLAQTLGNQMLFNTYVRTAGMLGKHVGISAQANWINGQGFRQNSPTGVQNYLFDAIYKINPSNTFKAYYQYYKYNSYHPGTLSAQDYAYNRFMNERPNNQDGGRAKRFGIVYQNYFGNPDSGVGGDFKFTYFTHDMSRDFGYSNQYQSVYMSSQNKILPFNGKGKISAKNPNCGLYSYSDTSSPCWLFFDNIRRFVLNAFEPKLNLVVNTGKVKQTFNMGMRFLTEDLYRRFTTRKNPSVPNNGFDPGTSLNNFNNYTSVYASDEINFNDGMLTITPGLRYTFLNYEKKDVPPFKEGQTPKTIKDRYNQWNPAVSVGYKPIKDWLFYFNYQRSYIPPQFSNIGSFVGTSTDYFQIFNVMEGGSRYYFNNQVSFNANYFVIFANHYFTGRYGDNREPVNARSQGVELELYYTPIRGLNFHAAYTFIDATITSHTMVTNPAAPKGPKKDIFGKKLPFVSPHQFILDASYTYAKTTIGLSSFFYSRTYTDVLNTVPFTEYAPTIKNGAITTKTAGMTPWYWVWNLQISSTLWERKNQSVSASLQVNNIFNMKYWFSGIGTSPNGKEAAPPRSITAYVSYNF from the coding sequence ATGAACGATTATTTTAGGATAAAATCCCCTTCCTTTTTAGCATTGGGTACTTTGACTTTTTTCTCTTTCTACTCTTTTGTCAATGCAAAAGAACATCATCATACTTTACAAAAAGTTACAACCACCGAGCAAAAATTCAGCTCAAGTGCGCCACTTTCTTGGCAAAGTGAAGAAGTGCGTGACTCCACAAGTTCTCGCACGGTGATTTCAAACAAACAACTCAAAAAAACGGGTAATTTAAACATTGAAAACGCCTTGCAAAATGTGCCCGGTCTTCAAATCAGAGACGCTACGGGCACAGGCGTGCTACCTAAAATTTCGGTGCGCGGTTTTGGTGGAGGCGGTAATGGGCATAGCAACACTAACATGATTTTAGTCAATGGCATCCCTATTTATGGAGCGCCGTATTCTAATATTGAATTGGCTATTTTCCCCGTAACCTTTCAATCAGTAGATAGGATTGATGTGATTAAGGGAGGCACGAGCGTCCAATACGGGCCCAACACTTTTGGGGGCGTGGTGAATATCATCACAAAAGAAATCCCTAAAGAGTGGGAAGATCAAGCGGCTGAAAGGATTACTTTTTGGGGGCGATCATCCAATGGGAGTTTTGTCGATCCTGAAGAAAAAGGCAAGCCACTAGCCCAAACTTTAGGCAACCAGATGCTTTTTAACACTTATGTGAGAACGGCCGGGATGCTAGGAAAACATGTAGGCATTAGCGCACAAGCGAACTGGATCAATGGGCAGGGTTTCAGGCAAAATAGCCCCACAGGGGTGCAAAACTACTTGTTTGATGCGATTTATAAAATCAATCCAAGCAACACTTTTAAAGCCTATTATCAATATTATAAATACAATTCCTACCATCCGGGTACTTTGAGCGCACAAGATTACGCCTATAACCGCTTCATGAACGAGCGCCCTAACAATCAAGATGGAGGGCGAGCCAAACGCTTTGGGATCGTGTATCAAAACTACTTTGGCAATCCAGATAGCGGCGTGGGAGGGGATTTTAAATTCACTTATTTCACGCATGACATGAGCAGGGATTTTGGGTATTCTAACCAATACCAAAGCGTGTATATGAGCAGTCAAAACAAGATTTTACCTTTTAATGGAAAGGGGAAAATTAGTGCAAAAAACCCTAATTGCGGATTGTATTCTTACAGCGATACGAGCAGTCCTTGTTGGCTATTTTTTGACAATATCCGCCGCTTCGTATTGAATGCTTTTGAGCCCAAACTCAATCTCGTGGTCAATACCGGCAAAGTCAAACAAACATTCAACATGGGGATGCGGTTTTTAACTGAAGATTTATACCGCCGATTCACCACCAGGAAAAACCCTAGCGTGCCTAACAATGGGTTTGATCCAGGGACTTCTCTCAATAATTTTAACAATTACACTTCTGTGTATGCTAGCGATGAAATCAATTTCAATGACGGCATGCTGACAATCACACCAGGATTGAGATACACTTTTTTAAATTACGAAAAAAAAGATGTCCCTCCTTTTAAAGAAGGGCAAACCCCAAAAACCATTAAAGATCGTTATAACCAGTGGAATCCGGCGGTGAGTGTGGGCTATAAACCCATTAAGGATTGGTTGTTTTATTTCAACTACCAAAGAAGTTATATTCCGCCACAATTCAGCAATATCGGTAGTTTTGTGGGCACAAGCACGGATTATTTTCAAATCTTTAATGTCATGGAAGGCGGCTCACGCTATTATTTCAACAATCAAGTGAGTTTTAATGCGAATTATTTTGTGATTTTTGCGAACCACTATTTTACTGGGCGCTATGGGGATAACAGAGAGCCGGTCAATGCGAGATCGCAAGGCGTGGAGTTGGAGTTGTATTACACGCCTATTAGAGGGCTCAATTTCCATGCGGCTTACACTTTTATAGACGCCACTATCACAAGCCACACGATGGTCACCAACCCTGCTGCACCTAAAGGGCCTAAAAAAGATATTTTTGGCAAAAAACTCCCTTTTGTGAGCCCACACCAGTTTATTTTAGATGCGAGTTACACTTACGCTAAAACCACGATTGGGTTAAGCTCTTTCTTTTATAGCCGCACTTACACGGATGTGCTCAACACCGTGCCTTTTACAGAATACGCGCCCACGATTAAAAATGGGGCTATCACTACCAAAACGGCGGGCATGACGCCGTGGTATTGGGTGTGGAATTTGCAAATTTCCAGCACTTTGTGGGAACGAAAAAATCAAAGCGTGAGCGCGAGCTTGCAAGTCAATAACATTTTTAATATGAAGTATTGGTTTAGCGGGATAGGCACTAGCCCTAATGGTAAAGAAGCCGCTCCTCCTAGAAGCATCACAGCGTATGTGAGCTATAATTTTTAA
- the ychF gene encoding redox-regulated ATPase YchF → MGLSVGIVGLPNVGKSSTFNALTKTQNAESANYPFCTIEPNKAIVNVPDKRLGALAQIVKPERILHSVVEFVDIAGLIKGASKGEGLGNQFLANIKECEVILQVVRCFEDDNITHVNDKIDPLNDIETIELELILADITTLDKRIERLQKALKSSKDAKNLLECALSLKTHLEELKPAKTFPLNTSEAFLELDKELRFLSHKKMIYIANVGEENLSDLNEHAKKVKDHAKGQNSEFVALCAKLEEEMVSMNENEVKEFLQSLGVEESGLEKTIRLSFKELGLINYFTAGVKEVRSWTIKKGSSAPVAAGVIHKDFEKGFIRAETISYDDFIAYRGEAGAKEKGALRIEGKDYIVQDGDVLHFRFNV, encoded by the coding sequence ATGGGTTTGTCTGTAGGCATTGTGGGTTTGCCTAATGTGGGTAAATCTAGCACCTTTAACGCGCTCACTAAAACCCAAAACGCAGAAAGTGCAAACTACCCTTTTTGCACCATTGAGCCTAATAAAGCCATTGTGAATGTGCCTGATAAGCGGCTTGGTGCATTGGCTCAAATCGTAAAGCCTGAACGCATCTTGCATTCTGTGGTGGAGTTTGTGGATATTGCTGGGTTGATTAAAGGGGCGAGCAAGGGGGAGGGTTTGGGCAATCAATTTTTAGCCAATATCAAGGAATGCGAAGTGATCTTGCAAGTGGTGCGTTGTTTTGAAGATGACAATATCACGCATGTGAATGATAAAATTGACCCCCTAAATGATATAGAGACCATTGAATTGGAGTTGATTTTAGCGGATATTACCACTTTGGACAAAAGAATCGAACGCTTGCAAAAAGCCTTAAAAAGCTCAAAAGACGCTAAAAATCTTTTAGAATGCGCTTTGAGTTTAAAAACGCATTTAGAAGAATTAAAACCGGCGAAAACTTTTCCCTTAAATACAAGCGAGGCTTTTTTAGAATTGGATAAAGAATTGCGTTTTTTATCCCATAAAAAAATGATCTATATCGCTAATGTGGGCGAAGAAAATTTAAGCGATCTTAATGAGCATGCTAAAAAAGTCAAAGACCATGCGAAAGGGCAAAATAGCGAGTTTGTTGCCTTGTGTGCTAAATTAGAAGAAGAAATGGTTTCTATGAATGAAAATGAAGTCAAGGAATTTTTGCAAAGTTTAGGCGTAGAAGAAAGCGGGTTAGAAAAGACCATTCGTTTGAGTTTTAAAGAATTAGGCTTGATCAATTATTTTACCGCTGGGGTCAAAGAAGTGCGCTCATGGACGATCAAAAAAGGCTCTAGCGCACCTGTGGCTGCTGGGGTGATTCATAAGGATTTTGAAAAAGGCTTTATTAGAGCTGAAACCATCAGTTATGATGATTTTATCGCTTATAGGGGCGAAGCTGGAGCGAAAGAAAAGGGAGCATTACGCATTGAAGGTAAGGATTATATCGTTCAAGATGGCGATGTGTTGCATTTTCGCTTTAATGTTTAA
- a CDS encoding leucyl aminopeptidase, with product MLKIKLEKSAFENAKAECSLVFIVNKDFNHAWVKNKKLLETFRYEGEDSFLDQENKILYVGVKEDNVHLLRESACSAIRTLKKLAFKSVKVGVYTCHTHSKDNALLENLKALFLGLKLGMYEYDTFKSNKKESVLKEAIIALELHKPCEETCANSLEKSAKEALKYADVMTESLNITKDLVNTPPMIGTPIYMAEVAQKVAKEGNLEIHVYDEKFLEEKKMNAFLAVNKASLGVNPPRLIHLIYKPKKAKKKIALVGKGLTYDCGGLSLKPADYMVTMKADKGGGSAVIGLLNALSNLGVEAEVHGIIGATENMIGPAAYKPDDILISKEGKSIEVRNTDAEGRLVLADCLSYAQDLNPDVIVDFATLTGACVVGLGEFTSAIMGHNEELKNLFETSGLESGELLAKLPFNRHLKKLIESKIADVCNVSASRYGGAITAGLFLNEFIRDEFKDKWLHIDIAGPAYVEKEWDVNSFGASGAGVRACTAFVEELLKKA from the coding sequence ATGTTAAAAATCAAATTAGAAAAAAGCGCTTTTGAAAACGCAAAAGCAGAATGCAGTCTGGTCTTTATTGTCAATAAGGATTTCAATCATGCTTGGGTCAAAAATAAAAAGTTGCTAGAAACCTTTAGATACGAAGGCGAAGACTCATTTTTAGACCAAGAAAATAAAATCCTGTATGTGGGCGTTAAAGAAGATAATGTGCATTTGTTAAGAGAGAGTGCATGTTCAGCCATTCGCACCCTTAAAAAACTCGCTTTTAAAAGCGTTAAAGTGGGGGTTTATACTTGTCATACGCACTCCAAAGATAACGCGCTTTTAGAAAACTTGAAAGCGCTGTTTTTGGGCTTGAAATTAGGCATGTATGAATACGACACCTTTAAATCCAACAAAAAAGAAAGCGTTTTAAAAGAAGCGATTATCGCTTTAGAGTTGCACAAACCCTGCGAAGAAACTTGTGCGAATTCTTTAGAAAAGAGTGCTAAAGAAGCCCTAAAATACGCTGATGTCATGACAGAAAGCTTGAATATCACTAAAGACCTAGTCAATACCCCCCCTATGATTGGCACCCCAATTTATATGGCTGAAGTAGCACAAAAAGTGGCTAAAGAAGGCAATCTAGAAATCCATGTCTATGATGAAAAATTTTTAGAAGAAAAGAAAATGAACGCCTTTTTAGCCGTCAATAAAGCCTCTCTCGGTGTCAATCCCCCCCGTTTGATCCACCTAATCTATAAACCTAAAAAAGCGAAGAAAAAAATCGCTTTAGTGGGTAAGGGCTTGACTTATGATTGCGGAGGTTTGAGTTTGAAGCCGGCCGATTACATGGTTACCATGAAAGCGGATAAAGGCGGTGGCTCTGCGGTGATTGGGCTTTTAAACGCACTTTCTAATCTAGGCGTAGAAGCTGAAGTGCATGGTATTATTGGTGCTACAGAAAACATGATAGGTCCAGCCGCTTACAAGCCTGATGATATTTTAATCTCTAAAGAAGGCAAAAGCATAGAAGTTCGTAATACTGATGCTGAAGGGCGTTTGGTCTTGGCGGATTGTTTGAGTTACGCTCAAGATTTAAACCCTGATGTGATCGTGGATTTTGCTACACTCACTGGGGCATGCGTTGTGGGATTAGGCGAATTCACTTCAGCGATCATGGGGCATAATGAAGAGTTAAAAAACCTCTTTGAAACTTCAGGGCTAGAGTCCGGTGAATTATTGGCCAAACTCCCCTTTAACCGCCATTTAAAGAAATTGATTGAATCTAAAATCGCTGATGTGTGCAATGTTTCTGCTTCACGCTATGGCGGTGCGATCACAGCGGGCTTGTTTTTGAATGAATTTATTAGAGATGAATTTAAAGACAAATGGTTGCACATTGACATTGCAGGTCCTGCTTATGTGGAAAAAGAATGGGATGTGAATAGTTTTGGAGCGAGTGGGGCCGGTGTGAGAGCATGCACAGCTTTTGTGGAAGAGCTTTTGAAAAAGGCTTGA
- a CDS encoding DedA family protein: MEEYIIELWNQHAATWGYLILFGWSILEGEIGLILAGIASYTGHMHLGLAILVAGIGGFIGDQIYFYIGRTNKVYIQKKLEKQRRKLALAHLLLQKHGWFIIFIQRYMYGMRTIIPISIGLTRYSALKFAIINLISAMVWASITIILAWCLGEELLHALGWLKRHPYVLILLLVSFLGLVLWYFQYYSKKSH, encoded by the coding sequence TTGGAAGAATACATCATTGAGTTATGGAATCAGCATGCGGCGACTTGGGGGTATCTCATCTTATTTGGGTGGAGCATTTTAGAAGGCGAGATTGGGCTCATTTTGGCAGGGATTGCCAGCTATACCGGTCATATGCATTTAGGATTAGCTATTTTAGTCGCAGGGATTGGGGGTTTTATAGGGGATCAAATCTATTTTTACATCGGTCGCACCAATAAAGTTTACATCCAAAAAAAGCTAGAAAAACAACGCCGAAAACTAGCCCTAGCCCATTTACTATTACAAAAACACGGTTGGTTTATCATTTTCATCCAACGCTACATGTATGGCATGCGCACTATCATCCCTATCAGTATAGGTTTAACGCGTTATAGCGCTTTAAAATTCGCCATTATCAACCTTATCAGTGCAATGGTTTGGGCAAGCATTACTATTATTTTGGCGTGGTGCTTGGGAGAAGAATTATTGCATGCGTTGGGTTGGCTTAAAAGACACCCTTATGTGCTAATATTACTATTAGTATCTTTCTTGGGGTTAGTGCTGTGGTATTTCCAATACTATAGTAAGAAAAGCCACTAG
- the apt gene encoding adenine phosphoribosyltransferase, giving the protein MNETLKQELLQNIREVKDYPKKGILFKDITTLLNYPKLFNKLIDALKKRYTPLNVDFIVGIEARGFILGSALAYALGVGFVPVRKKGKLPAHTLSQSYSLEYGNDSIEIHSDAFRGVKGVKVVLIDDLLATGGTALASLELIKALQAECIEACFLIGLKELLGIQLLEEQVKTFCLLEC; this is encoded by the coding sequence ATGAATGAAACGCTCAAACAAGAACTTTTACAAAACATCAGAGAAGTGAAAGATTACCCCAAAAAAGGGATTTTGTTTAAAGATATTACTACGCTACTCAACTACCCCAAACTTTTTAACAAACTCATTGACGCACTCAAAAAACGCTATACCCCTCTCAATGTGGATTTTATCGTGGGTATTGAAGCTAGAGGGTTTATTTTAGGATCCGCTTTGGCTTATGCACTTGGAGTGGGTTTTGTGCCTGTAAGAAAAAAGGGCAAACTCCCCGCACACACCCTGTCTCAAAGCTACAGCCTAGAATATGGGAACGACAGTATAGAAATCCACTCTGACGCTTTTAGGGGGGTTAAGGGGGTAAAAGTGGTGTTAATTGATGATTTATTAGCCACTGGAGGCACGGCTTTAGCGAGCCTTGAACTTATCAAAGCCTTACAGGCCGAATGCATAGAAGCATGCTTTTTGATAGGTTTAAAAGAATTACTGGGCATCCAACTTTTAGAAGAACAAGTGAAAACTTTTTGTTTGTTAGAGTGCTAA
- a CDS encoding membrane protein encodes MFMEWFIITIAVVFILYMGVRTFFFKTVAKRQERTNASMKLTLQEAEILIQKHQLQLQRALGNIDILTQEMSSLKTELKALKQRNSEYKGESDKYKTRIKELEQKIEALL; translated from the coding sequence ATGTTTATGGAATGGTTTATTATCACTATCGCTGTTGTTTTTATCCTTTATATGGGTGTGCGCACTTTCTTTTTTAAAACCGTCGCCAAACGGCAAGAGCGCACCAACGCATCCATGAAGCTCACCTTACAAGAAGCTGAAATTTTAATCCAAAAACACCAGTTGCAACTCCAAAGAGCTTTAGGCAATATTGATATCCTCACCCAAGAAATGAGCTCGTTAAAAACAGAATTGAAAGCCCTTAAACAAAGGAACTCCGAATACAAAGGCGAATCAGATAAATACAAAACCCGCATTAAAGAATTGGAGCAAAAAATAGAAGCTCTTCTCTAA
- the rpiB gene encoding ribose 5-phosphate isomerase B: MNKPLNIAQVFIGSDHAGLHLAEFVQHFLEDKQFKIQAFLPTARVDYPDYAKLVCQKVLENAQSYGILVCATGIGMSMGANRFKGIRAALCLDAYMAKMTRLHNNANVLCLGEKISGIGVVESILEAFFSTEFEQDRHVLRIQKLDESLKSST, encoded by the coding sequence ATGAATAAGCCTTTGAATATTGCTCAAGTTTTCATAGGAAGCGATCATGCAGGGTTGCATCTTGCAGAGTTTGTCCAACATTTTTTAGAAGATAAGCAATTTAAGATTCAAGCTTTTTTACCCACTGCTAGAGTGGATTACCCTGATTATGCGAAACTAGTGTGCCAAAAAGTCCTAGAAAATGCACAAAGCTATGGTATTTTAGTGTGCGCCACAGGGATAGGCATGAGCATGGGTGCTAATCGTTTTAAGGGGATTAGAGCCGCTTTATGCCTTGATGCCTACATGGCTAAAATGACTCGCTTGCACAATAACGCTAATGTCTTGTGCTTGGGCGAAAAGATTAGCGGCATCGGCGTAGTGGAAAGCATTTTGGAAGCGTTTTTCTCTACTGAATTTGAACAAGACCGCCATGTGTTGCGTATCCAAAAGCTAGACGAATCGCTGAAATCATCAACCTAA
- a CDS encoding site-2 protease family protein, with protein MQFFDFSLESVITTSMKILALLIAIIGHEIMHGLSAFLFGDRSAKDAHRLSLNPIRHLDMMGSVLLPALLLIFQAPFLFGWAKPVPVDMRYIVSQKGSLACVMVSLAGVIYNFTLAVLLAFITHLSFQKLGISALSINELNLYQLALVTFLVQGILYNLVLGVFNSLPIPPLDGSKALGFLALHFKSVFLLEWFSKMERYGMLVVFVFLFIPPLSEFFIHAPTRFLFSLLLS; from the coding sequence GTGCAATTTTTTGATTTCTCTTTAGAAAGTGTTATCACAACCTCAATGAAGATCCTAGCCCTTTTAATCGCTATCATAGGGCATGAGATCATGCATGGCTTGAGCGCGTTTTTATTTGGGGATAGGAGTGCAAAAGATGCTCATCGTTTGAGTTTAAACCCTATCAGGCATTTGGACATGATGGGTTCGGTGCTTTTACCCGCTTTATTACTCATTTTTCAAGCCCCCTTTTTGTTTGGGTGGGCCAAGCCCGTGCCTGTGGATATGCGCTATATTGTCTCTCAAAAAGGCTCTTTAGCATGCGTAATGGTGAGTTTAGCCGGAGTAATCTATAATTTCACTCTAGCCGTTCTACTCGCTTTCATCACGCATTTGAGCTTTCAAAAACTAGGGATCAGTGCGTTAAGTATTAATGAATTGAATCTTTATCAACTAGCCTTAGTGACCTTTCTTGTTCAAGGCATTCTCTATAACCTTGTCTTAGGCGTGTTTAATAGCCTCCCTATTCCGCCCTTAGACGGCTCAAAAGCACTCGGCTTTTTGGCGTTGCATTTTAAAAGCGTGTTTTTATTGGAATGGTTTTCTAAAATGGAACGCTATGGTATGTTGGTTGTGTTTGTCTTTTTGTTTATCCCCCCTTTATCGGAGTTTTTTATCCATGCACCCACAAGATTTTTATTTTCCTTACTCCTTTCTTAA